One window of the Geotrypetes seraphini chromosome 19, aGeoSer1.1, whole genome shotgun sequence genome contains the following:
- the LTO1 gene encoding protein LTO1 homolog isoform X2, giving the protein MAASPREEDLLDAIVMADARFHGEGYQEGFAEGTHAGITEGKRYGALHGAKVGSEIGCYYGFCSVWRSLLQNCADEKHSKKLKVLDSLLGMIQDFPYEDPTYSKLHEDLDKIRGKFKQDTVTPDSIYSVTKEDQQT; this is encoded by the exons ATGGCGGCGAGTCCTCGGGAAGAGGATTTGCTGGACGCCATCGTGATGGCGGACGCGAG ATTTCATGGTGAAGGGTATCAGGAAGGATTTGCTGAAGGAACCCATGCTGGCATCACTGAGGGCAAGCGCTATGGAGCCCTGCATGGAGCCAAGGTTGGATCAgag ATCGGGTGCTACTATGGCTTTTGTTCTGTTTGGAGAAGTTTACTTCAGAACTGTGCAGATGAAAAACACAG TAAAAAGTTAAAGGTCCTAGATTCATTGCTAGGAATGATTCAGGATTTCCCTTATGAAGATCCCACTTACAGTAAACTTCACGAGGACTTGGATAAAATACGAGGCAAATTTAAACAG GATACGGTCACCCCGGATTCTATATATTCAGTCACAAAGGAGGATCAGCAGACCTAA
- the LTO1 gene encoding protein LTO1 homolog isoform X1: MAASPREEDLLDAIVMADARFHGEGYQEGFAEGTHAGITEGKRYGALHGAKVGSEIGCYYGFCSVWRSLLQNCADEKHSKKLKVLDSLLGMIQDFPYEDPTYSKLHEDLDKIRGKFKQLCSLLSVQLDFGFCNKGSELAF, from the exons ATGGCGGCGAGTCCTCGGGAAGAGGATTTGCTGGACGCCATCGTGATGGCGGACGCGAG ATTTCATGGTGAAGGGTATCAGGAAGGATTTGCTGAAGGAACCCATGCTGGCATCACTGAGGGCAAGCGCTATGGAGCCCTGCATGGAGCCAAGGTTGGATCAgag ATCGGGTGCTACTATGGCTTTTGTTCTGTTTGGAGAAGTTTACTTCAGAACTGTGCAGATGAAAAACACAG TAAAAAGTTAAAGGTCCTAGATTCATTGCTAGGAATGATTCAGGATTTCCCTTATGAAGATCCCACTTACAGTAAACTTCACGAGGACTTGGATAAAATACGAGGCAAATTTAAACAG CTGTGCTCGCTGCTTTCTGTTCAACTGGATTTTGGATTCTGTAACAAAGGCTCTGAACTTGCATTTTGA